In Actinomycetota bacterium, the sequence CCCGGTGGCTCCACCGTGAGCTGGCCGCTGCACAGGCGGCTGCTCTCCCGCTGGGGCAACCGGTACACCTCGTTCGCGCTCGGGCTGCACGTGCGCGACAGCACGTCGGGATACAGGGTCTACCGGGCGACCTCGCTTGCGGCCGCGGATCCCGATGCCACCGACGCCGAGGGCTACGCGTTCTTGACCGAGCTGTTGCGACGCCTGGTGCGATCGGGCGCGGTGGTCGTGGAGCAACCGATCACGTTCGTCGACCGCGCCTACGGGACGTCGAAGATGTCCGGGCGGATCGTGGTCGAGTCGATGCTGCGCGTCACGACGTGGGGTCTGCGCGACCTGTGGGCGCGTCTGCGGCGGCATTGAACCGGGTACGAGCACGGTGTCCGATCGCTGAGTAGCGCACGATGCAGACGA encodes:
- a CDS encoding polyprenol monophosphomannose synthase, with translation MRTVVLAPTYQEAENVERYLDAVRESLPDADVWIIDDSSPDGTGEIAQRCAERLGRIRVIHRTTKEGLGSAYRHGFREALGAGYDAIVSMDVDFSHDPHALAALVGALRPGVDVVVGSRYVPGGSTVSWPLHRRLLSRWGNRYTSFALGLHVRDSTSGYRVYRATSLAAADPDATDAEGYAFLTELLRRLVRSGAVVVEQPITFVDRAYGTSKMSGRIVVESMLRVTTWGLRDLWARLRRH